One Deinococcus aerolatus genomic window carries:
- a CDS encoding copper amine oxidase N-terminal domain-containing protein, producing the protein MLSTLGGLTLAATVTAGSVQLTFTVDAPDLNVNGDAARWLASPRLVGGRTLLPLRETAALLGRPLQTGAGGQVSLGRVVVAGDGSVLLDGQPQPAGAGLVIDGTLYLSARVLADALEANLSAADDTGRTLTLTALRHGGNPLAPQARFSTDKNVYAPGERVVYTEYAYDPDGADITSRKWSNREDAFFQPGTYTVGLNVTNSRGLQSKPFTRTITVQGAPLDSPLTYALKYAAPGDRFPDAQVLNYPSAAVLPVAGTTFPLIFSDSPEVPTQSGVLYQDTLEGPVRLLGYHLNGLGKPARLYVLARNTEARPVEVRTLRQGETAPTRIEGLLGQVTLLDYFASTGGPTLTLAPGQAAAVYASPTLSPGSGANMMQDLTASGRVELTFLMLEDGLPPSAQVSQQLPYLKPDGKHVRGTFPDAVRRLRVNLGTLPARIVIGDGQLDPAITGTDRLTGQPVRLSGNYGVLYDLEVNGAAGTAVALSPRGGLYRGAMNVQDGPLSQTIKLPRSGNAIKPEEPVMLWRAGSDRLNIDFIPASGSNLPISLVFYRAPNTGTQGAGNGLKTYQP; encoded by the coding sequence GTGCTGTCCACCCTGGGCGGTCTCACGCTGGCCGCCACCGTCACGGCCGGGTCGGTGCAGTTGACCTTCACGGTGGACGCCCCGGACCTGAACGTGAACGGCGACGCGGCCCGCTGGCTGGCCTCGCCCCGGCTGGTCGGCGGACGCACGCTGCTGCCGCTGCGCGAGACGGCCGCGCTGCTGGGCCGCCCGCTTCAGACCGGCGCCGGGGGGCAGGTGAGTCTGGGCCGCGTGGTGGTGGCCGGCGACGGCAGCGTTTTGCTGGACGGGCAACCGCAGCCCGCCGGGGCGGGGCTGGTGATCGACGGCACGCTGTACCTCAGCGCCCGCGTGCTGGCCGACGCCCTGGAGGCCAACCTGAGCGCGGCCGACGACACCGGCCGCACCCTGACCCTGACCGCCCTGCGCCACGGCGGAAATCCGCTGGCCCCGCAGGCGCGATTCTCCACCGACAAGAACGTGTACGCGCCCGGCGAGCGCGTGGTGTACACCGAGTACGCCTATGACCCTGACGGCGCCGACATCACTTCCCGCAAGTGGAGCAACCGCGAGGACGCCTTTTTCCAGCCGGGCACCTACACGGTGGGCCTGAACGTCACCAACAGCCGTGGGCTGCAGAGCAAGCCGTTCACGCGCACCATCACGGTGCAGGGCGCGCCGCTGGACAGCCCGCTGACCTACGCCCTCAAGTACGCCGCGCCTGGTGACCGCTTCCCCGACGCGCAAGTGCTGAACTACCCCTCGGCGGCGGTTCTGCCGGTGGCCGGCACCACGTTCCCGCTGATCTTCAGTGACAGCCCTGAGGTGCCCACCCAGAGCGGCGTGCTGTACCAGGACACGCTGGAAGGGCCTGTGAGGCTGCTGGGTTACCACCTGAACGGCCTGGGCAAGCCCGCGCGCCTGTATGTGCTGGCCCGCAACACCGAGGCACGCCCGGTGGAGGTCCGCACGCTGCGGCAGGGCGAGACCGCCCCCACCCGCATTGAGGGGCTGCTGGGGCAGGTCACGCTGCTGGACTACTTTGCCAGCACCGGCGGCCCGACGCTGACCCTGGCCCCCGGTCAGGCCGCCGCCGTGTACGCCAGCCCCACCCTCAGCCCGGGCAGCGGCGCCAACATGATGCAGGACCTGACCGCCTCTGGCCGCGTCGAGCTGACCTTCCTGATGCTGGAAGACGGGCTGCCGCCCAGCGCCCAGGTCTCGCAGCAGTTGCCCTACCTGAAGCCGGACGGCAAGCACGTGCGCGGCACCTTTCCGGACGCGGTGCGCCGCCTGCGCGTCAACCTGGGCACGCTGCCGGCCCGTATCGTGATCGGAGACGGTCAGCTGGACCCGGCCATCACCGGCACCGACAGGCTGACCGGACAGCCGGTGCGCCTGAGCGGCAATTACGGCGTGCTGTACGATCTGGAGGTCAACGGCGCGGCCGGGACAGCCGTGGCCCTCAGCCCCCGCGGGGGCCTATACCGGGGGGCCATGAACGTGCAGGACGGCCCCCTGAGCCAGACCATCAAGCTGCCCAGAAGCGGCAACGCCATCAAGCCGGAGGAACCCGTGATGCTGTGGCGGGCCGGCTCGGACCGGCTGAACATCGACTTCATTCCGGCCAGCGGCAGCAACCTGCCCATCAGTCTGGTGTTCTACCGCGCCCCGAACACCGGCACGCAGGGTGCGGGCAACGGCCTCAAGACCTACCAGCCCTGA
- the ftsH gene encoding ATP-dependent zinc metalloprotease FtsH, with amino-acid sequence MKRPWGWGLLGGALLVMVVVSLTLPRGNANEMTLTDFAASVRGGQVQSANITFQNGTALISGQLQDAQPYRTRTLVSDPLIELGSLQARGVTVAYAAPSRLSVFGVLSVLLTLALIVGLVILLMRSRQNPGTDAAGAFGKSKAAVIAEGQIKLNFTDVAGCDEAKQDLQEVVDFLRQPEKYHQLGARIPHGVLLVGPPGSGKTLLAKAVAGEAKVPYFSISGSDFVEMFVGVGAARVRDLFEQARKSAPCIVFIDEIDAVGRKRGVSMQGGNDEREQTLNQLLVEMDGFSSGQEVIILAATNRPDVLDAALLRPGRFDRQVVVDAPDVRGREHILRIHARKKPLDVSVDLGVIARRTAGMVGADLENLLNEAALQAARQGRNRITGRDVDEARDRVLMGPERRSLVVREADRKVTAYHEVGHALAAQLLPHADKAHKLTIVPRGRSLGSALYTPEDRMHHTTTALLDRICVALAGHAAEQVATGQVTTGAANDFQQATGIARRMVTEWGMSEVGQLALAQESSAYLGYGPQQGVYSDHTAQQIDHELGRILNGQFERAVQLLTEHVHVLHRLTDELMARESLSGEDVQTVLAGGSLPALELPGASPVAADDPAAAGGLKPGPA; translated from the coding sequence ATGAAGAGGCCCTGGGGCTGGGGGCTGCTGGGCGGCGCGCTGCTGGTGATGGTGGTGGTCAGCCTGACCCTGCCGCGCGGCAACGCCAATGAAATGACCCTGACCGACTTTGCCGCCAGCGTGCGCGGCGGCCAGGTCCAGAGCGCGAACATCACGTTCCAGAACGGCACCGCGCTGATCAGCGGGCAGTTGCAGGACGCCCAGCCCTACCGGACCCGCACCCTGGTCAGCGACCCACTGATCGAACTGGGCAGCCTGCAGGCCCGGGGCGTGACCGTGGCCTACGCCGCTCCGTCCCGCCTTAGCGTGTTCGGCGTCCTGAGCGTGCTGCTGACCCTGGCCCTGATCGTGGGTCTGGTGATCCTGCTGATGCGCAGCCGCCAGAACCCGGGCACCGACGCCGCCGGGGCCTTTGGCAAATCGAAGGCAGCGGTGATTGCCGAGGGGCAGATCAAGCTGAACTTCACCGACGTCGCGGGCTGCGACGAGGCCAAGCAGGACCTGCAGGAAGTCGTCGACTTCCTGCGCCAGCCCGAGAAGTACCACCAGCTCGGCGCCCGCATTCCCCACGGTGTTCTCCTCGTCGGTCCTCCCGGCAGCGGCAAGACCCTGCTGGCCAAGGCCGTCGCCGGGGAAGCCAAGGTGCCGTACTTCTCCATCAGCGGCTCGGACTTCGTCGAGATGTTCGTCGGCGTCGGCGCCGCCCGCGTCCGGGACCTGTTCGAGCAGGCGCGCAAGAGTGCCCCCTGCATCGTCTTTATCGACGAGATCGACGCCGTGGGCCGCAAGCGCGGGGTCAGCATGCAGGGCGGCAACGACGAGCGCGAGCAGACCCTCAACCAGCTGCTCGTCGAGATGGACGGCTTTTCCAGCGGCCAGGAGGTGATCATCCTGGCCGCCACCAACCGCCCGGACGTGCTGGACGCCGCGCTGCTGCGTCCGGGACGCTTTGACCGTCAGGTGGTGGTGGACGCCCCCGACGTGCGCGGGCGCGAACACATCCTGAGAATCCACGCGCGCAAGAAGCCGCTGGACGTCAGCGTGGACCTGGGGGTGATTGCCCGGCGCACGGCGGGCATGGTGGGGGCGGATCTGGAGAACCTGCTGAACGAGGCCGCCCTGCAGGCGGCCCGGCAGGGGCGCAACCGCATCACCGGGCGGGATGTGGACGAGGCCAGAGACCGGGTGCTGATGGGTCCGGAGCGGCGCAGTCTGGTGGTGCGTGAGGCGGACCGCAAGGTCACGGCCTACCATGAGGTGGGCCACGCCCTGGCCGCCCAGCTCCTCCCCCACGCGGACAAGGCACACAAGCTGACCATCGTGCCGCGTGGGCGCAGTCTGGGCTCGGCGCTGTACACCCCCGAAGACCGCATGCACCACACCACCACTGCCCTGCTGGACCGCATCTGCGTGGCGCTGGCCGGACACGCCGCCGAGCAGGTGGCCACCGGACAGGTCACCACCGGCGCGGCCAATGACTTTCAGCAGGCCACGGGCATCGCCCGGCGCATGGTCACCGAGTGGGGCATGAGCGAGGTGGGCCAGCTGGCGCTGGCGCAGGAAAGCAGCGCGTATCTGGGATACGGGCCGCAGCAGGGCGTGTACAGCGATCACACTGCCCAGCAGATCGACCACGAGCTGGGCCGCATCCTGAACGGCCAGTTCGAGCGGGCCGTACAGCTACTGACCGAGCACGTTCACGTCCTGCACCGCCTGACCGACGAGCTGATGGCCCGCGAGAGCCTCAGCGGCGAGGACGTGCAGACCGTCCTGGCGGGAGGCAGCCTGCCCGCGCTGGAACTGCCCGGGGCGTCGCCCGTGGCTGCCGACGACCCAGCGGCAGCGGGCGGACTGAAGCCCGGCCCTGCCTGA
- a CDS encoding GNAT family N-acetyltransferase, producing MTSSSPAQTVTLRGRRPRDLPVLRRWLADPQAEWRHWDAPYFHAASTTASLQAYVERLETEPTRSDERVIALDGQCVGMVNRSQEEPAGGGWWDLGILIYDPAHWNHGIGTRALRLWVTATFDETDAHVLTFTTWGGNTRMIHAARRLGFLEAARIREARLVAGVRYDSVRLDLLRREWTSAQPGRVEPLPLS from the coding sequence ATGACCTCTTCCTCCCCGGCCCAGACCGTCACCCTGCGGGGCCGCCGGCCGCGTGACCTGCCGGTGCTGCGGCGCTGGCTGGCCGACCCGCAGGCCGAGTGGCGTCACTGGGACGCGCCGTACTTTCACGCGGCGTCCACCACCGCCTCGCTGCAGGCCTACGTGGAGCGGCTGGAAACCGAGCCCACCCGCTCCGATGAACGCGTGATCGCCTTGGACGGCCAGTGTGTGGGCATGGTCAACCGCAGCCAGGAGGAACCGGCGGGCGGCGGCTGGTGGGACCTGGGCATCCTGATCTACGATCCGGCGCACTGGAACCACGGCATCGGCACGCGGGCGCTGCGGCTGTGGGTCACGGCCACCTTCGACGAGACCGACGCCCACGTCCTGACCTTCACCACCTGGGGCGGCAACACCCGCATGATCCATGCGGCGCGGCGGCTGGGCTTTCTGGAGGCCGCCCGCATCCGCGAGGCCCGCCTGGTGGCCGGGGTGCGCTACGACAGCGTGCGGCTGGACCTGCTGCGCCGCGAGTGGACGTCCGCCCAGCCGGGCAGGGTAGAGCCGCTGCCCCTTTCATGA
- a CDS encoding diacylglycerol kinase: MRSDGSALNPRRWWRSAGFAWTGVRHAYRSQANFRIEVWAGAAALALAAALRVPLAPVALACALVLALELVNTAVEAVVDLTSPDPHPLARVAKDAAAGAVLVAAAGALVVGLVTLAPPLWRWVTGTG; the protein is encoded by the coding sequence GTGCGCTCGGACGGCTCGGCCCTGAACCCCCGGCGCTGGTGGCGTTCGGCAGGCTTCGCGTGGACTGGCGTGCGGCACGCCTACCGCTCGCAGGCCAACTTCCGTATCGAGGTCTGGGCCGGTGCGGCGGCGCTGGCCCTGGCGGCGGCGCTGCGCGTTCCACTGGCTCCGGTTGCCCTGGCCTGCGCCCTGGTGCTGGCGCTGGAACTGGTGAACACCGCCGTGGAGGCGGTGGTGGACCTGACCAGTCCTGACCCGCACCCGCTGGCGAGAGTGGCCAAGGACGCCGCCGCCGGGGCGGTGCTGGTGGCCGCCGCCGGGGCGCTGGTGGTGGGGCTGGTGACGCTGGCCCCGCCGCTGTGGCGCTGGGTCACGGGGACGGGGTGA
- the ybeY gene encoding rRNA maturation RNase YbeY: protein MIDLLARKTPPPGLRPAVRAGLEAAMAHFGVQEREVTLVLVGDRTIRALKHEHWGEDAATDVLSFPTWEPGDPFMPPHLGDIVISLDTAARQALARGHSLTREVTLLASHGLTHLVGHDHPHADGLGYEEGATGPEWATFHAAWQAAEAALPAGT, encoded by the coding sequence GTGATCGACCTTCTGGCCCGCAAGACCCCGCCCCCTGGCCTGCGCCCCGCCGTGCGTGCGGGCCTGGAAGCGGCGATGGCCCACTTTGGTGTGCAGGAGCGTGAGGTGACACTGGTGCTGGTGGGCGACCGGACCATTCGCGCCCTGAAGCACGAACACTGGGGCGAGGACGCCGCCACCGACGTCCTGAGCTTTCCCACCTGGGAACCGGGCGATCCTTTCATGCCGCCGCACCTGGGCGACATCGTGATCAGCCTGGACACGGCGGCCCGGCAGGCGCTGGCGCGCGGTCACAGCCTGACCCGCGAGGTCACCCTGCTGGCCAGCCACGGCCTGACGCATCTGGTGGGCCATGACCACCCCCACGCCGACGGTCTGGGCTATGAGGAGGGGGCCACCGGGCCTGAATGGGCCACCTTCCACGCGGCGTGGCAGGCCGCCGAGGCCGCGCTGCCCGCCGGCACCTGA
- a CDS encoding PhoH family protein: MQDQREALALLGTGDANLRRMRELTRAKLVARGETVTITGTESEVQQAERMVRDALDVVRAGGELTPESLLRSARMSGEGRSLAAETQMTGLSLPRGLKPKTPGQKLYLEQIAGSDITFGVGPAGTGKTYMAVAMAIQALKTKAVKRIILTRPAVEAGEKLGFLPGDLQAKIDPYLRPLYDALQDMLDQDKFEAYLTSGVIEIAPLAFMRGRTLNDAFIILDEAQNTTGEQMKMFLTRMGFSSKVVITGDVTQIDLPRHITSGLAVAKRVLSQIEGIAWHEFTDADVVRHPLVGKIIRAYEQAENAEDDKRSARRGEFASIPEGEGDPQP; encoded by the coding sequence CTGCAAGACCAGCGTGAAGCCCTGGCCCTGCTGGGCACGGGCGACGCGAACCTGCGCCGCATGCGCGAACTGACCCGCGCCAAGCTGGTGGCCCGCGGCGAGACCGTGACCATCACCGGCACTGAATCCGAGGTCCAGCAGGCCGAGCGCATGGTCCGCGACGCGCTGGACGTGGTGCGCGCCGGCGGAGAGCTGACCCCCGAGAGCCTGCTGCGGTCTGCCCGCATGAGCGGCGAGGGCCGCAGCCTGGCCGCCGAGACCCAGATGACCGGGCTGAGCCTGCCGCGCGGCCTCAAGCCCAAGACGCCGGGGCAGAAACTGTACCTGGAGCAGATCGCGGGCAGCGACATCACCTTCGGCGTCGGCCCGGCCGGGACCGGCAAGACCTACATGGCCGTGGCCATGGCGATTCAGGCGCTGAAGACCAAGGCGGTCAAGCGCATCATCCTGACCCGCCCGGCGGTGGAGGCCGGGGAGAAACTGGGCTTCTTGCCCGGCGACCTGCAGGCCAAGATCGATCCCTACCTGCGCCCGCTGTACGACGCCCTGCAGGACATGCTGGACCAGGACAAGTTCGAGGCCTACCTGACCAGCGGGGTGATCGAGATTGCGCCGCTGGCCTTCATGCGCGGGCGGACCCTGAACGACGCCTTTATCATTCTGGACGAGGCGCAGAACACCACCGGCGAGCAGATGAAGATGTTCCTGACCCGCATGGGCTTTTCCAGCAAGGTGGTGATCACCGGGGACGTCACCCAGATCGATCTGCCGCGCCACATCACCAGCGGGCTGGCGGTGGCCAAGCGCGTGCTGAGCCAGATCGAGGGCATCGCGTGGCACGAATTTACCGATGCGGACGTGGTTCGCCACCCACTGGTGGGCAAGATCATCCGGGCCTACGAGCAGGCCGAGAACGCCGAGGACGACAAACGCTCGGCCCGCCGGGGCGAGTTTGCCAGTATTCCGGAAGGCGAGGGCGATCCGCAGCCATAG
- the aroE gene encoding shikimate dehydrogenase, producing the protein MNVPDCPDAAAQHAYLFADPAAHSLSPQMHRAAFVHAGLNGNYTARRVGAADLAQAVADLRRPGVLGANLSLPHKESAVALLESLTPAARAIGAVNTIVHMDGQLRGDNTDAPGLLAALADADAPTGGLSVVLGAGGAARAAVYALRQAGREVLIVNRTHARAQALAAELGGRAAWPETAPWAAVTLLVNASSAGLDAPHDSPLSTFPALDPRALVYDMVYQPAETRLLRDARRAGLRAENGLGMLAHQARLAFAAWTGADVPVRVFLEALHAAADAP; encoded by the coding sequence GTGAACGTGCCGGATTGTCCCGACGCTGCTGCCCAGCACGCTTATCTATTTGCTGATCCGGCAGCGCACTCGCTGTCGCCGCAGATGCACCGGGCCGCCTTTGTCCACGCCGGCCTGAACGGGAACTACACGGCCCGGCGCGTCGGGGCCGCCGATCTGGCGCAGGCGGTGGCGGACCTGCGCCGTCCTGGCGTGCTGGGCGCCAACCTGAGCCTGCCGCACAAGGAATCTGCGGTGGCCCTGCTGGAGAGCCTGACCCCGGCGGCGCGGGCCATCGGGGCGGTGAACACCATCGTCCACATGGACGGCCAGCTGCGGGGCGACAACACCGACGCCCCCGGTCTGCTGGCCGCACTGGCCGACGCCGACGCCCCCACCGGCGGCCTGAGCGTGGTGCTGGGCGCGGGCGGCGCGGCGCGGGCGGCGGTGTACGCGCTACGGCAGGCGGGCCGCGAGGTGCTGATTGTCAACCGGACCCACGCCCGCGCCCAGGCGCTGGCCGCCGAACTGGGCGGGCGGGCCGCGTGGCCGGAGACCGCGCCATGGGCCGCCGTGACCCTGCTGGTGAACGCCAGCAGCGCCGGGCTGGACGCGCCGCACGACTCGCCCCTGTCCACCTTCCCGGCGCTGGACCCCCGCGCCCTGGTCTACGACATGGTGTACCAGCCCGCCGAGACCCGTCTGCTGCGGGACGCCCGGCGGGCGGGCCTGCGCGCCGAGAACGGACTGGGCATGCTGGCGCACCAGGCGCGGCTGGCCTTTGCCGCATGGACCGGGGCGGACGTGCCGGTCCGGGTGTTTCTGGAGGCGCTGCACGCTGCGGCGGACGCCCCTTGA
- a CDS encoding CHASE domain-containing protein: protein MSASAPPRPGVTPAPFSRRAPLLVLGLILLLSLTASLVISSFVQAQQRDRFERETLAYTLALKDRVNDYDRLLRTARAAWQVHPDLLDETEFIRFVDGIDLARRYPGVQALGFGTWLPDGNAAALTARLRQTVRPDYAVRGTLAAGPRVPISVIAPPNAENLAALGFDLYSEPVRRAALDLARAEADVQASGRVSLVQKDESGVPLRGFLLMLPVWPAGPAGGQAAEPQGFVYMAVRADQFLSDLGPPGLDSRLLVGVRLAGETLTQPSGSGTGYFQDQATLQLAGQSWTVAYTAPSSFGRDAAAGVPVLVMLAGLLVAGLAYLLVGAQVQARRRAEALNMSLGQARARQEQARAEFEAIFHSMQDAAAFTDTQGQIRLVNRALERQFGHPASALIGFPLSALHLDTRLEERQTFQALTTPYRRADGSVFSGEAQRSVVQDASGEQLGLLEVIRDVSERIAAEQALQRGERRYRGVLDAIPHVLQVSDDAGQITYVNTQHRELLGSDDLSARMRPEGRAAFERLWRKVREHGDVGQYTARTEVQLRVGDGVERWFTLRLSPIRTGEDPAAGQGQSMEWVTSATDIHDRLTAERRARHNEERYRSVLEGLPQIVWRSDPQGESLTFNRRWEEYVGLERASDGFLGLLHPDDRADYQRRWSAAIRSGRPFEAEHRLLSAGGQYRTFVTRGLPVLDPSAQPDGQGSRRRVIEWVGTSTDVDDSVYEETAARLLADVSEDLAARRPEVQAQHAAQSPSQTQTAQPQSSLSVPLPALGASGRASMYRAALGRMTVRFAEGAALWSVQDGQPELLASSSLHRAWQTGHMRTFLGGLLEQVISSEDPLFLSSHPLLHAVNATGALLYPLLGAGGRLCGVLGLFYRQELTGRDHDLAQEISVRFAAALDHDALQQRVALAQRELQALNLSLEDRVQRRTEELEHANRELEAFSYSVSHDLRTPLRHIVGFGDLLGKELLSQQARSVQEGGGASGLSAKGQRYLSIITDSAGRMSQLIDDLLEFSRMGRQEMRRENVDLRALFKAGWEGLEPDREGRSIALALPDTLPHVPGDPALLGLVVTNLLSNAIKYTRTRERAVIDVSVQTDAQNVTLTVHDNGVGFNPEYLDKLFGVFQRLHRADEFEGIGIGLANVRRIVTRHGGRVGADARPGEWASFWITLPLDGPPAPPTPETAAEQA, encoded by the coding sequence TTGAGCGCCTCCGCCCCGCCCCGCCCCGGCGTGACCCCCGCCCCCTTCTCGCGGCGAGCGCCGCTGCTGGTGCTGGGGCTGATTCTGCTGCTGTCGCTCACAGCCTCACTGGTGATTTCCAGCTTCGTGCAGGCGCAGCAGCGCGACCGCTTCGAGCGCGAGACCCTGGCCTATACCCTGGCCCTCAAGGACCGGGTCAACGACTATGACCGCCTGCTGCGCACGGCGCGGGCAGCCTGGCAGGTACACCCTGACCTGCTGGACGAGACTGAATTTATCCGCTTCGTGGACGGCATCGATCTGGCACGGCGCTACCCCGGTGTGCAGGCGCTGGGCTTCGGCACCTGGCTGCCGGACGGCAATGCGGCGGCGCTGACCGCGCGGCTGCGACAGACGGTCCGCCCGGACTACGCAGTGCGCGGCACCCTGGCGGCGGGGCCCCGCGTGCCGATCTCGGTGATCGCGCCCCCCAACGCCGAGAATCTGGCCGCGTTGGGCTTTGACCTGTACAGCGAACCCGTGCGCCGCGCCGCGCTGGACCTGGCCCGGGCGGAGGCCGACGTGCAGGCCAGCGGCCGGGTGTCGCTGGTGCAAAAGGACGAAAGCGGCGTGCCCCTGCGGGGCTTCCTGCTGATGCTGCCGGTGTGGCCGGCTGGCCCGGCAGGTGGACAGGCCGCCGAGCCGCAGGGCTTCGTGTACATGGCGGTGCGCGCGGACCAGTTCCTGAGCGACCTGGGACCGCCGGGGCTGGACTCTCGTCTGCTGGTCGGCGTCAGGCTGGCCGGAGAGACGCTGACGCAGCCCAGCGGCAGCGGAACGGGGTACTTTCAGGATCAGGCGACGCTGCAGCTGGCCGGGCAGTCCTGGACCGTGGCCTACACCGCCCCGAGCAGTTTTGGCCGGGACGCCGCTGCGGGCGTGCCGGTGCTGGTGATGCTGGCCGGGCTGCTGGTCGCCGGGCTGGCCTACCTGCTGGTGGGGGCACAGGTGCAGGCCCGCAGGCGCGCCGAGGCGCTGAACATGTCGCTGGGGCAGGCGCGGGCGCGGCAGGAACAGGCCCGCGCCGAGTTCGAGGCCATCTTCCACTCCATGCAGGACGCCGCCGCCTTTACCGACACGCAGGGGCAGATCCGGCTGGTCAACCGTGCCCTGGAGCGGCAGTTCGGCCACCCGGCCTCGGCCCTGATCGGGTTTCCCCTCTCGGCACTGCACCTGGACACGCGCCTGGAAGAACGCCAGACCTTCCAGGCGCTTACCACGCCGTACCGCCGCGCCGACGGCAGCGTGTTTTCCGGCGAGGCCCAGCGCAGCGTGGTGCAGGACGCCAGCGGCGAGCAACTGGGGCTGCTGGAGGTCATCCGTGACGTCAGCGAGCGGATCGCCGCCGAGCAGGCGCTGCAGCGCGGTGAACGCCGTTACCGCGGCGTACTGGACGCCATTCCACACGTGCTGCAGGTGAGTGACGACGCGGGCCAGATCACCTACGTCAACACCCAGCACCGCGAACTGCTGGGCAGTGACGACCTGAGCGCCCGCATGAGGCCCGAGGGACGCGCCGCCTTCGAGCGGCTGTGGCGTAAGGTCCGCGAGCACGGCGATGTGGGGCAGTACACCGCCCGGACCGAGGTGCAGTTGCGGGTGGGCGACGGCGTAGAACGCTGGTTTACCCTGCGCCTGTCGCCCATCCGCACCGGGGAGGACCCCGCTGCCGGCCAGGGACAGAGCATGGAGTGGGTCACCTCGGCCACCGACATTCATGACCGCCTGACCGCCGAGCGGCGTGCACGGCACAATGAGGAACGCTACCGCAGCGTGCTGGAGGGCCTGCCGCAGATCGTGTGGCGCAGCGACCCCCAGGGCGAGTCGCTCACCTTCAACCGGCGCTGGGAGGAGTACGTGGGGCTGGAGCGGGCCTCCGACGGGTTCCTGGGCCTGTTGCACCCGGACGACCGTGCCGACTACCAGCGGCGCTGGTCGGCGGCCATCCGCAGCGGGCGGCCCTTCGAGGCCGAGCACCGGTTGCTGTCGGCGGGAGGCCAGTACCGCACCTTCGTCACGCGCGGCCTGCCGGTGCTGGACCCATCGGCCCAGCCGGACGGCCAGGGCTCCCGGCGCCGGGTGATCGAGTGGGTTGGCACCAGCACCGACGTGGACGACTCGGTCTACGAGGAAACCGCGGCCCGCCTGCTGGCCGACGTTTCCGAGGATCTGGCTGCCCGCCGCCCTGAGGTCCAGGCCCAGCACGCCGCACAGTCGCCCTCCCAGACCCAGACCGCCCAGCCCCAGTCCTCCCTGTCCGTGCCGCTTCCAGCGCTGGGCGCGTCCGGCCGGGCCTCAATGTACCGGGCTGCCCTGGGCCGCATGACGGTGCGCTTCGCGGAGGGCGCGGCGCTGTGGTCCGTTCAGGACGGACAGCCGGAACTGCTGGCGTCGTCCTCGCTGCATCGGGCGTGGCAGACCGGGCACATGCGGACCTTTCTCGGCGGCCTGCTGGAACAGGTGATCAGCAGCGAGGACCCGCTGTTTCTCTCCTCGCACCCGCTGCTGCATGCGGTGAACGCCACCGGGGCGCTGCTGTATCCGCTGCTGGGCGCAGGCGGGCGACTGTGCGGCGTGCTGGGGCTGTTCTACCGCCAGGAACTTACTGGCCGCGACCACGACCTGGCGCAGGAGATCAGCGTGCGCTTTGCCGCCGCGCTGGACCACGACGCGTTGCAGCAGCGGGTGGCGCTGGCCCAGCGTGAGTTGCAGGCCCTCAACCTGTCGCTGGAAGACCGCGTGCAGCGGCGCACCGAGGAACTGGAGCACGCCAACCGCGAGCTGGAGGCGTTCAGCTACAGCGTCTCGCACGACCTGCGCACGCCGCTGCGGCACATCGTGGGCTTTGGCGACCTGCTGGGCAAGGAACTGCTGAGCCAGCAGGCACGCAGCGTGCAGGAGGGGGGCGGCGCGTCCGGGCTGAGCGCCAAGGGCCAGCGCTACCTGAGCATCATCACCGACTCGGCGGGGCGCATGAGCCAGCTGATCGACGATCTGCTGGAGTTCTCACGCATGGGGCGCCAGGAGATGCGCCGCGAGAACGTGGACCTGCGCGCCCTGTTCAAGGCGGGCTGGGAGGGGCTGGAACCGGACCGTGAAGGCCGCAGCATCGCCCTCGCGCTGCCCGATACCCTGCCGCACGTGCCGGGTGACCCCGCGCTGCTGGGACTGGTGGTCACCAACCTGCTGAGCAACGCCATCAAGTACACCCGCACCCGTGAACGCGCCGTCATCGACGTGAGCGTGCAGACCGACGCCCAGAACGTGACGTTAACGGTCCATGACAACGGCGTGGGCTTTAATCCCGAATACCTGGATAAACTGTTCGGTGTGTTTCAACGTCTGCACCGCGCCGATGAATTCGAGGGCATTGGCATCGGCCTCGCCAACGTCCGCCGTATCGTGACCCGTCACGGTGGCCGGGTGGGGGCCGATGCCCGGCCCGGCGAGTGGGCCTCGTTCTGGATCACCCTGCCGCTGGACGGGCCGCCCGCGCCGCCCACCCCCGAGACCGCCGCGGAGCAGGCGTGA